The stretch of DNA TCACGGGCTGCATCCGAGGATCACCCGTCGGAGGACCAGCGGTGCACCGTCGGGGAGTCCCGACGCGTCCGCTCTTCGATCGCGCCGCCCCGGCCGGGTGGGTGCGCCCTCAGTAGCCCGACGGGCGACGCAACGCTCCCACCAGGATCGCGATGATGACGCCGTCGACCCGCCACCGGGTGACGGCATACCGTGCTCTGGCAGCCGGTGACGGCAGCGTGGTGCTGCGGACGACGTTCCAGGGCAGCGACACCGACCGGAACAGCTGCCCGGCGAGCAGCCGCAGCAGGTAGCGGCGGGTGTGTGGCCGGCGCGCGGCCTTGCGCACGATGCCACTGGTGGTACGGACCGTCTTGGTGCGCAACTCCGTCCACGTGTCCCGTGCGGGGTGGGCGACCCACGCCTGCGGCACATAGACCTGCACGCCACCGCCGTCGCGCACCCGGCGCCCCCACTCCGCGTCCCCACCCGAGACCAGGTCCGCATCGAAGACTCCGACGCGATCGAAGACCGAACGCCGCGTCACCATGTTCGCGGTGACCGCGAAGCCGTTCCGTACGTACCGCTCCTGCGGGAACCCCTCGTTGAACTCGAACCATTCCGGCCCGTTCACCGGGCGGCCGTGCGCGTAGGCGAGTTCCACCCGACCGCCGACCATGTCGACCTCGGGTCGGGCGAGGAGGACGTCGACGGCGCTGCGCACCCAGCCCCGGTCGGGCAGGCAGTCGGCGTCCGTGAACGCGAGGATCTCACCGGTCGCGACGGACAGGGCCCGGTTGCGTGCCCGGTAGGAGCCGGGGCCCGGTTCGTCCAGAACCGTCAGGCGGTCGTCCGTCGGCAGCACCGCCGCCGGCGGCGACGCGGAACCGTTGTCCACCACGAGGATCTGGTACCTCGACGCGGGATAGTCCTGGGCGAGCAGCGCGTCGACGCATCTGCGCAGCAGCTCGAAGCCGTCCCGGACGGGGACGATGACCGACACCCGGGGCAGCGTCTCGCCACCGTCCGATCCGGCCGTTCCGGCGACGTTCACGAAGTCACTCCCCTGCGATCCCTGGTCCTGTACCGTCGCCTGCGCAACCGCCTCTCGGCGGGTCCGCATCCACTGCCACCCGCCCTGAGGGACTTCGCTCAATGCTCGACGCCGCCCGTGTCCACACACGCTCCGGTACAACCGGGTCGCGGTGTGTGACCGAGGTGGAAACTAGCAGCCGCACCCCGGGGCCCGCAGAGATACGGACACGTTGGTCATGAGCCTGGGCGACCGGGCGGCACGCGGCAGCAAGGTCGTCCTGCTGACCCAGGCGGTGCGGGCAGGTCTGCAGTTCGCCTCGATGATCATCCTGGCGCGACTGCTGGATCCGAGCGTCTTCGGACTCGTCGCCATGGTGACCGCGGTGATCGGCATCGCCGACCTGGTACGTGATTTCGGCCTGTCGTCGGCGGCCATCCAGTCCCCGACCCTGTCCCGGGACGAACGCACCAACCTGTTCTGGGTCAACCTCGGGTTCGGTGCTCTGTGCACCGCGGTCGTCGCCTCGTGCGCTCCGCTCATCCAGGCGATCTACGACCAGGCCGGCCTGACGCCGATCATCCTGAGCCTGTCGGCGGTGTTCTTGATCAGTGGGGCGAACACCCAGTTCCGAGCCGACCTCACACGTTCCATGCGCTACGGGAAGCTGGCCGCGGCCGACATCACCGCACAGGCGGTGGGCATCGCCGTGGCCGCCGGACTGGCGGTCGCCGGCGCCGGCGTCTGGGCGCTCGTCGCCCAGCAGCTGACGGTGGCGATCGTCTCGCTGGCGATGAACGTCGTCTCCACACGGTGGCTCCCGGGACCACCCCGCCGCCGGGTCTCCCTGCGGCGCTTCTTCGCCTTCGGATCCAGCCTGTTCGCGACCCAGGCGCTGACCTACCTGACGAAGAACGTGGACAACATCGCGCTCGGCGTCTACTCCGGCCCGTACCAGCTCGGCCTGTACAGCCGGGCGTACCAGCTGCTGATGACGCCGCTCAACCAGATCAACGCCCCGATGACCGGCGTCGCCCTGCCGGTCCTGTCCAAGATCCAGGACGACGACGAACGGTTCGCCCGGTATCTCGGGCGAGCTCAGCTGGTGGCCTGTTACCTCACCGCCTCGATCTTCGCTGTCGCCGCCGGAGTCAGCGGGCCTCTCACCCTCGTGCTGTTCGGAGAGGCCTGGGCTCCGGTCGCGCCCATCTTCGCCATCCTCGCCATCGGCGGGATCTTCCGGTCGATCCAGCAGATCGCCTACTGGACCTACCTGGCCAAGGGACGGACCGGAGCCCAGCTGAAGATGATCCTGGTGACCCGACCGCTGATGATCGCGATCATCCTGGCCGGCGTGCCCTGGGGACCGAT from Nakamurella deserti encodes:
- a CDS encoding glycosyltransferase, producing the protein MNVAGTAGSDGGETLPRVSVIVPVRDGFELLRRCVDALLAQDYPASRYQILVVDNGSASPPAAVLPTDDRLTVLDEPGPGSYRARNRALSVATGEILAFTDADCLPDRGWVRSAVDVLLARPEVDMVGGRVELAYAHGRPVNGPEWFEFNEGFPQERYVRNGFAVTANMVTRRSVFDRVGVFDADLVSGGDAEWGRRVRDGGGVQVYVPQAWVAHPARDTWTELRTKTVRTTSGIVRKAARRPHTRRYLLRLLAGQLFRSVSLPWNVVRSTTLPSPAARARYAVTRWRVDGVIIAILVGALRRPSGY
- a CDS encoding lipopolysaccharide biosynthesis protein — translated: MSLGDRAARGSKVVLLTQAVRAGLQFASMIILARLLDPSVFGLVAMVTAVIGIADLVRDFGLSSAAIQSPTLSRDERTNLFWVNLGFGALCTAVVASCAPLIQAIYDQAGLTPIILSLSAVFLISGANTQFRADLTRSMRYGKLAAADITAQAVGIAVAAGLAVAGAGVWALVAQQLTVAIVSLAMNVVSTRWLPGPPRRRVSLRRFFAFGSSLFATQALTYLTKNVDNIALGVYSGPYQLGLYSRAYQLLMTPLNQINAPMTGVALPVLSKIQDDDERFARYLGRAQLVACYLTASIFAVAAGVSGPLTLVLFGEAWAPVAPIFAILAIGGIFRSIQQIAYWTYLAKGRTGAQLKMILVTRPLMIAIILAGVPWGPIGVAVGHTVAYFLFWLVSVRHVGRVTGVDSARLLRNAVRPVALVSLPAGAVAFAATLLPLPPLADLGAGVVAAGLFVVLMIAVVRPVREDVSVLRDFVRRAGGRST